In one window of Panthera uncia isolate 11264 chromosome F2, Puncia_PCG_1.0, whole genome shotgun sequence DNA:
- the PKIA gene encoding cAMP-dependent protein kinase inhibitor alpha → MTDVETTYADFIASGRTGRRNAIHDILVSSASGNSNELALKLAGLDINKTEGEEDAQRNSTEQSGEAQGEAAKSES, encoded by the exons ATGACTGATGTGGAAACTACATATGCAGATTTCATTGCTTCTGGAAGAACAGGTAGAAGAAATGCAATACATGATATCCTGGTTTCCTCTGCAAGTGGCAACAGCAATGAATTAGCCTTGAAATTAGCAGGTCTTGATATCAACAAGACAG AAGGTGAAGAAGATGCACAACGAAATTCCACAGAACAAAGTGGGGAAGCCCAAGGGGAAGCAGCAAAATCTGAAAGCTAA